One Mucilaginibacter ginkgonis genomic region harbors:
- a CDS encoding FKBP-type peptidyl-prolyl cis-trans isomerase translates to MKIVPQYVVSLTYNLYVDKDGNEELVEKTTEEQPLTFLYGAGQMLPKFEEELSSLSTGDSFDFRLSAADAYGEHDEEAIANLPKEMFTEAGLPAIGAVIPLQDQNGHRFQGQVVSIAEDAVLVDLNHPMAGQELHFKGQILNVRPANDEELSHGHAHGADGHHSH, encoded by the coding sequence ATGAAAATTGTACCACAGTACGTAGTGTCACTGACCTACAATTTATATGTTGACAAAGATGGCAACGAAGAACTGGTTGAAAAAACGACCGAAGAGCAGCCATTAACCTTTTTATATGGCGCAGGCCAGATGCTGCCAAAATTCGAAGAGGAGCTTTCTTCACTATCGACAGGTGATAGCTTCGATTTCCGCTTGTCTGCCGCGGACGCTTACGGTGAGCATGACGAAGAAGCCATTGCCAACCTGCCGAAAGAAATGTTTACAGAAGCGGGCCTTCCTGCCATTGGCGCGGTCATTCCGTTACAAGATCAAAACGGCCACCGCTTTCAAGGTCAGGTAGTATCGATAGCGGAGGACGCGGTATTGGTCGATCTTAACCACCCGATGGCGGGGCAGGAGTTGCATTTTAAAGGGCAGATATTAAATGTACGCCCTGCGAATGACGAAGAACTTTCTCACGGTCACGCACACGGCGCGGACGGTCATCACAGCCATTAA
- a CDS encoding PH domain-containing protein: MVITLSMIGFTRYTIDGMNLNVRCGILINKNIDINTITRITENNGFLSAPALSSDRIEVFYNRYDSVVISPKNKKLFAEHLKQINPIIVVES; encoded by the coding sequence ATGGTCATAACCTTATCAATGATTGGGTTCACACGTTACACCATTGACGGTATGAACTTAAATGTCAGGTGCGGTATCCTCATCAACAAAAACATCGACATTAATACTATTACCAGGATAACTGAAAACAACGGTTTTTTAAGTGCGCCGGCCTTATCGTCAGACCGGATAGAAGTATTTTATAATCGTTATGACAGCGTGGTTATCTCGCCAAAAAACAAAAAATTATTTGCAGAGCATCTTAAGCAAATCAATCCGATTATTGTTGTAGAATCATAA
- a CDS encoding fatty acid desaturase: protein MSFLDTVLEPPAYGWQDAYGQLIKPSLKQMIGEFFSRLNVFQNKKNWLSFFCWLTIAMLVPFFVLFLIKYLSVTTFIAAFVYSMIIMGTHGTIWHHRYCTHNAYTFRNKFWRFVTQNLTLKIIPEEIYVVSHHVHHAKSDQPGDPYNAQGGFFYCFLADVNHQPISKSLCEKDYAKCVNMMKHTGVKVNSYEQYQKYGSLAKPLNTVVGVVLSWAFWFTAFYLIGGISLAVALFAAAGFWAVGVRTFNYEGHGKGEDRRRDGIDHNRSDMSINQLWPGIVAGEWHNNHHLYPKSARSGFKPHQVDSAWYYIKFLHTIGAVSKYNDAKKQFYDEYINQHKVECASTV from the coding sequence ATGTCATTTTTAGACACCGTGTTAGAGCCGCCTGCGTATGGTTGGCAAGATGCTTATGGACAGCTGATCAAGCCTTCCCTGAAGCAAATGATAGGCGAGTTTTTTTCCAGATTAAACGTTTTTCAGAACAAGAAGAATTGGCTCTCCTTTTTTTGCTGGCTCACAATTGCCATGTTGGTCCCATTCTTTGTGCTTTTTTTAATTAAATACCTAAGTGTTACAACCTTCATAGCAGCATTTGTTTACAGTATGATCATAATGGGTACGCATGGTACTATTTGGCATCATAGGTATTGTACACATAATGCTTACACATTTCGCAATAAATTTTGGCGTTTCGTGACGCAAAATCTGACGTTGAAGATCATTCCCGAAGAGATTTATGTGGTTTCGCATCATGTGCACCATGCCAAGTCCGACCAACCCGGCGATCCATACAACGCCCAAGGCGGTTTCTTTTATTGTTTCCTGGCCGATGTTAACCATCAGCCCATAAGCAAAAGTTTATGCGAAAAGGATTACGCCAAATGCGTTAATATGATGAAGCATACCGGCGTCAAAGTAAATAGTTACGAGCAATACCAAAAATATGGTTCGTTGGCAAAGCCGCTGAACACAGTTGTAGGAGTGGTGCTGAGTTGGGCGTTTTGGTTTACAGCTTTTTACCTCATCGGTGGCATTTCCTTAGCAGTAGCGTTATTCGCGGCAGCCGGATTTTGGGCCGTTGGGGTGCGCACTTTTAATTATGAAGGGCATGGTAAGGGTGAGGATAGGCGCCGTGACGGTATTGACCATAACCGCAGTGATATGTCTATCAATCAATTGTGGCCCGGTATTGTAGCAGGCGAGTGGCATAATAACCATCATCTATACCCTAAAAGTGCTAGGTCTGGTTTTAAGCCACACCAGGTAGATTCTGCCTGGTATTATATCAAATTCTTACATACGATAGGGGCGGTTAGCAAGTATAACGATGCGAAGAAGCAGTTTTATGACGAATATATAAATCAACATAAAGTTGAATGCGCGTCAACCGTTTGA
- the glgX gene encoding glycogen debranching protein GlgX: protein MDIKTYPGDPYPLGATFKEDGVNFALFARNATGVLVCLFNSVDDKQEYARIPLTERTHQIWHGFVPGLKASQLYGFRVEGPYDPANGQRFNANKLLIDPYAKAIAGPIEWHDSLFGYEVGHPDEDLSFNDLDSAPYLPKSVVIDCNFDWEGDKHLKIPMTDTIIYEAHVRGFTKLCPDIPENERGTYKGLANPFTIKYLKDLGTTAIELMPVHHFLADGFLKAKGLTNYWGYNTIGYFAPEVLYCCNGVMGEQVNEFKQMVKDLHKAGIEVILDVVYNHTAEGNQLGPTICFRGIDNEAYYRLVDDNKRYYMDYTGTGNTLNANLSSVLRLIMDSLRYWITEMHVDGFRFDLASALARELHEVNQLSSFFEIIYQDPVISQVKLIAEPWDVGEGGYQVGKFPSGWREWNGKYRDTIRDFWRGEDGMLAEFAQRITGSPDLYQNDMRHPAASVNFITAHDGFTLNDLVTYNEKHNEANGDNNTDGGDHNRSCNYGAEGPTDDHGINTTRERQKRNFLTTMFLSQGIPMLVAGDEISRTQLGNNNAYCQDNEISWLNWNTADKNLLKFTQQLIKIRQDHPAFRRKQWFCGRDVGEGGIKDIEWFLPDGNVMSEESWQQGAAKAVAVFLNGDGLQARDVNGEQLKDDDFYLIFNAGADPVDFKLPPLAYSNQWRELINTAKELNDNEVYQPEDVINIAGRSVVLLSAN from the coding sequence ATGGATATCAAAACCTACCCCGGTGACCCCTATCCGCTAGGCGCTACATTTAAAGAAGATGGTGTAAATTTCGCCCTGTTTGCACGCAATGCAACAGGCGTTTTAGTTTGCCTCTTTAATTCCGTAGACGATAAACAAGAATATGCCCGCATACCGCTTACTGAACGTACACACCAGATATGGCACGGCTTTGTGCCGGGCTTAAAAGCGTCGCAGTTGTATGGCTTTCGTGTCGAAGGCCCTTATGACCCGGCTAACGGTCAGCGCTTTAACGCCAACAAATTATTGATTGACCCATACGCGAAAGCTATTGCGGGCCCAATTGAATGGCACGACTCATTATTTGGCTATGAAGTTGGCCACCCGGATGAAGACCTTAGTTTTAATGATCTCGACAGTGCTCCTTACCTCCCCAAAAGCGTAGTCATTGACTGTAATTTTGACTGGGAAGGCGACAAGCACCTAAAGATCCCGATGACGGATACCATTATTTACGAGGCTCACGTCCGCGGTTTTACCAAATTGTGCCCGGATATTCCCGAAAATGAACGCGGTACCTACAAAGGTTTGGCCAACCCGTTCACCATCAAATACCTAAAAGACTTGGGTACAACAGCCATTGAACTGATGCCGGTGCACCATTTCCTGGCTGATGGATTTTTGAAGGCTAAAGGCTTAACCAACTATTGGGGATATAATACAATAGGCTACTTTGCGCCGGAGGTTTTGTACTGCTGCAACGGCGTGATGGGCGAGCAAGTGAATGAGTTTAAGCAAATGGTAAAGGACCTGCATAAAGCAGGTATAGAGGTAATATTAGATGTTGTATACAACCACACTGCCGAAGGAAATCAGTTAGGGCCGACGATTTGTTTTAGGGGAATCGATAATGAAGCCTATTACCGTTTGGTGGATGATAACAAGCGCTACTACATGGATTACACCGGGACGGGCAATACCTTGAATGCTAACCTGTCTTCAGTTTTACGATTGATCATGGACAGCCTGCGCTACTGGATCACAGAGATGCACGTAGATGGCTTTAGGTTCGACCTCGCGTCGGCACTCGCACGCGAGTTGCACGAGGTTAATCAGTTAAGCTCTTTCTTTGAGATCATTTACCAGGATCCTGTGATATCTCAAGTAAAACTGATCGCGGAGCCTTGGGACGTAGGCGAAGGTGGTTACCAGGTTGGAAAGTTTCCGTCGGGATGGCGCGAGTGGAATGGCAAATACCGGGATACGATACGCGATTTTTGGCGCGGCGAAGACGGTATGCTGGCCGAGTTTGCACAGCGCATTACCGGCAGCCCTGACCTTTATCAAAATGATATGCGCCACCCTGCAGCAAGCGTAAATTTCATAACCGCTCATGACGGTTTTACCCTTAATGACCTTGTAACCTATAACGAAAAGCATAACGAAGCCAACGGCGATAACAACACAGATGGCGGAGATCATAACCGCTCATGTAATTATGGTGCAGAAGGCCCAACGGATGATCACGGAATAAATACTACTCGCGAACGGCAAAAACGAAATTTTTTAACAACGATGTTTCTGTCTCAAGGGATACCGATGCTGGTGGCCGGCGATGAAATAAGCCGCACGCAGCTGGGCAACAACAATGCTTACTGCCAGGATAATGAGATATCGTGGCTTAACTGGAATACTGCCGACAAAAACCTGCTTAAATTTACGCAGCAACTAATAAAAATCAGGCAAGATCACCCCGCATTCAGGCGCAAACAATGGTTTTGCGGCCGGGACGTGGGCGAAGGCGGCATCAAAGACATTGAATGGTTTTTGCCTGACGGTAATGTTATGAGCGAGGAAAGTTGGCAGCAAGGTGCGGCTAAAGCTGTTGCGGTATTTTTAAACGGCGATGGCTTACAGGCACGCGATGTAAACGGCGAACAGTTGAAAGACGACGATTTTTACCTGATCTTCAACGCGGGTGCAGATCCCGTTGACTTTAAACTGCCGCCTTTGGCATATAGCAATCAGTGGCGTGAGTTGATCAATACCGCTAAAGAGCTGAATGACAATGAGGTCTATCAGCCTGAAGATGTTATTAATATCGCCGGCAGAAGTGTCGTATTATTATCGGCAAATTAG
- a CDS encoding TolB family protein — translation MTTIFRCLAAGIVAVASFQTRSFAQGPGIFDGQSDIGAVKHPGTVVYHPREQNYVIAGSGANVWANADEFHFVWKKMHGDFLLRMTGAFVNKTKEEHSKWGWMIRTSLDKASAHVSAVAHANGLTSMQYRKTAGAVTEEMQSKINGADVIQLERIGGVFIMSVARNGETFTTDTLRSVSLNDDVYAGLFVCAHNAANVETAEFNNVRIVVPANKNMTGYQKYIGSDIEILDTWNKTSRIIYQSDKSIQAPNWTADNKSLIYNKDGLLYKYNLATNVPAVLNTGTVNQNNNDHVISFDNKWLTISSSTAGSDGSIGWVVPINGGEPRRITPIGPSYMHGWSPDGKYLVFTGMRNKDFDVYRVPVAGGEEVRLTDTKGLDDGPEYTPDGKYIYFNSVRTGLMQIWRMKPDGSEQTQITHDEFNNWFPHISPDGKNIVFVTFLKNEVAAGDHPFYKHVYLRMMPINGGEPKVVAYLYGGQGTINTPSWAPDSRHLAFVSNSSLLFPTFPIEK, via the coding sequence ATGACAACTATCTTCCGTTGCCTTGCTGCCGGCATTGTCGCTGTGGCTTCTTTTCAAACGCGGTCCTTTGCCCAGGGACCGGGTATCTTTGACGGGCAAAGCGACATCGGCGCCGTTAAACATCCCGGCACAGTAGTTTATCATCCAAGGGAACAAAATTATGTTATCGCCGGCTCGGGCGCTAATGTTTGGGCCAACGCAGACGAGTTCCATTTTGTATGGAAGAAAATGCACGGCGACTTTCTATTGCGTATGACAGGTGCTTTTGTCAATAAAACAAAGGAAGAGCACAGCAAGTGGGGATGGATGATCCGCACAAGCCTCGATAAAGCCTCGGCCCATGTGTCTGCCGTTGCGCATGCCAATGGCTTAACTTCAATGCAGTACCGCAAAACCGCAGGTGCTGTTACCGAAGAAATGCAATCAAAGATCAACGGTGCAGATGTAATTCAATTAGAACGCATTGGCGGCGTGTTTATAATGTCTGTTGCCCGCAACGGCGAAACGTTTACGACAGATACCCTGCGTAGCGTTAGTTTGAACGATGATGTGTACGCCGGCCTTTTTGTTTGTGCCCATAACGCAGCGAACGTAGAGACCGCAGAGTTTAACAACGTGCGGATAGTTGTGCCGGCCAATAAGAACATGACCGGTTATCAGAAATACATCGGCAGCGATATTGAAATATTAGACACCTGGAACAAAACCAGCCGTATTATTTATCAGTCTGATAAATCTATTCAGGCACCAAACTGGACCGCCGACAACAAATCTTTGATCTACAATAAGGACGGCCTGCTTTATAAATATAACCTGGCGACTAATGTACCTGCAGTATTAAACACCGGGACGGTTAACCAAAACAATAACGACCACGTTATTTCTTTTGACAACAAATGGCTCACAATTAGCAGTTCTACTGCAGGCTCTGATGGTTCCATTGGCTGGGTTGTACCAATTAATGGGGGAGAACCTCGTCGCATAACACCTATCGGTCCAAGCTATATGCATGGCTGGTCGCCCGATGGTAAATATCTTGTCTTTACAGGGATGCGTAATAAGGATTTTGATGTCTATCGCGTACCTGTCGCGGGCGGCGAAGAGGTGCGTCTAACAGATACAAAAGGTCTCGACGATGGTCCCGAGTATACACCTGATGGCAAGTACATTTATTTCAACTCCGTACGCACGGGTTTAATGCAAATATGGCGAATGAAGCCTGACGGCAGCGAGCAAACGCAGATCACCCACGATGAATTCAATAATTGGTTTCCGCATATATCACCTGATGGGAAGAACATTGTATTTGTAACCTTTCTTAAAAATGAGGTTGCCGCCGGCGACCATCCGTTTTACAAACACGTTTATTTGCGCATGATGCCGATAAACGGCGGCGAACCCAAAGTGGTAGCCTACTTATATGGCGGCCAGGGAACTATTAACACACCATCATGGGCGCCGGATAGCCGCCACCTCGCCTTTGTAAGCAACAGCTCATTGTTATTCCCAACTTTCCCAATCGAAAAATAA
- a CDS encoding sugar phosphate isomerase/epimerase family protein produces MNTTRRQFIKSTSLAVAGAALINKDAFAAPMKYTGLQLYSVRDAMQKNPADTLKKLSAGGYKYVEHAGYDDGRFYGYAPKDFKKLLDDLGLKMLSGHSRFSVTEWDSAKNDFTDVWKQTVADSALVGQQFVINPWLDENLRGDTETLKKLMHLYNKSGELCKAHGMKFGYHNHNFEFTVKMGDGNLYDYILQNTEPSLVAQQMDFGNMVGPGAKAMDYIKKYPGRFQLLHVKDEIKSDGKGEMSDGYDSCILGEGILPVKENLALATKIGGTTHYMIEQESYQGKDPVDCCIKDLKIMKKWGY; encoded by the coding sequence ATGAATACAACACGCAGACAATTTATAAAATCTACATCGCTGGCAGTGGCCGGGGCGGCGTTGATCAATAAAGATGCATTTGCAGCACCAATGAAATACACCGGCCTGCAACTCTATTCTGTAAGGGATGCTATGCAAAAAAACCCTGCCGATACGCTTAAAAAACTTTCTGCAGGCGGCTATAAATATGTAGAACATGCGGGATACGATGATGGTAGGTTTTACGGTTATGCGCCAAAAGATTTCAAGAAATTATTGGATGATCTGGGTTTGAAAATGCTTAGCGGCCACAGCCGTTTCTCAGTTACTGAGTGGGATAGCGCAAAAAATGATTTCACTGACGTATGGAAGCAAACAGTTGCCGATAGCGCTTTGGTAGGCCAACAATTTGTGATCAATCCCTGGCTTGATGAAAACCTTCGCGGCGATACAGAAACGCTTAAAAAGTTAATGCATTTGTACAACAAAAGCGGAGAGCTGTGTAAGGCCCACGGAATGAAATTCGGTTATCACAATCACAATTTTGAGTTTACGGTAAAAATGGGTGATGGTAACCTATATGATTACATCCTTCAAAATACCGAGCCATCATTGGTTGCCCAGCAAATGGACTTTGGTAATATGGTAGGCCCTGGTGCAAAAGCAATGGACTACATTAAAAAGTATCCCGGCAGGTTCCAGTTGCTGCACGTAAAGGACGAAATTAAAAGCGACGGCAAAGGCGAAATGAGTGATGGCTACGATAGCTGCATTTTAGGGGAGGGCATTTTACCGGTTAAAGAGAACCTGGCTTTAGCCACTAAGATAGGTGGCACCACACATTACATGATAGAGCAGGAAAGTTATCAGGGCAAAGACCCGGTAGACTGTTGCATAAAAGATCTAAAGATCATGAAGAAGTGGGGCTACTAA
- a CDS encoding gluconate 2-dehydrogenase subunit 3 family protein: MFKPIDRRTALTNLALIIGGAALLPACDKPAGKASIALKKISIDADQEQFIADVAETIIPKTDTPGAKDLKVHLFVMKMVDDCFSPDDQKAFVDGLDKMAKQAKDKLGKPFGQATQQQREAFLTEIDNKKIQQKKDSQVKGKSGNATPQDDVLAFYSMVKGETIFGYTYSKYFMTKQIVYELVPGRYNPKLPVSQLKRVS, translated from the coding sequence ATGTTTAAACCTATTGACAGGCGAACAGCCTTAACAAACCTGGCGCTGATCATCGGCGGAGCGGCCTTGCTCCCCGCATGCGATAAACCAGCCGGCAAGGCTTCGATCGCGTTAAAGAAGATCAGCATAGATGCAGATCAGGAGCAATTTATTGCTGACGTAGCTGAAACCATCATACCTAAAACAGACACACCAGGTGCTAAAGACTTAAAGGTGCATTTATTTGTGATGAAAATGGTAGATGATTGCTTTAGTCCGGATGATCAAAAAGCCTTTGTTGATGGCTTGGACAAGATGGCAAAGCAAGCCAAAGATAAATTGGGCAAGCCGTTCGGCCAGGCTACGCAACAACAGCGCGAAGCGTTTCTTACAGAGATAGACAATAAAAAGATCCAACAGAAAAAAGACAGTCAGGTAAAAGGCAAAAGCGGCAATGCTACCCCACAGGATGATGTACTGGCATTTTATAGCATGGTAAAAGGCGAGACCATTTTTGGTTATACCTACTCAAAGTACTTTATGACCAAGCAAATTGTTTATGAGTTGGTGCCAGGCAGGTACAATCCAAAATTGCCGGTGTCACAATTAAAGCGCGTATCGTAA
- a CDS encoding GMC oxidoreductase, with protein MANLNTEAIKQHTFDAIVIGSGMSGGWAAKEFTEKGLNTLMLERGRDVKHLVDYPTTNMYPYEFAHRGQIPYDVQQANPVMNRCYIFHEDAEHFCVKDAQHPYVQEKPFDWIRGYQVGGKSLLWARQTQRWSDYDFEGPARDGFAVDWPIRYKDIAPWYSYVEKFAGIAGNRDGLDNLPDGEFLPGFPLNVVEQYFSNFVAKNYPGRHVISARCAHLSKPNQIHLDQGRAKCQNRVLCQRGCPFGGYFSANSSTIPWALKTGKLTLRPFSVVQEIIYDDAKNKATGVRIIDTNTKQVMEFYAKVIFVNAAAINTNLVLLNSKSKRFPNGLGNDSGVLGKYVAFHNYRARAWGEYDGEMEWTTDGRNPAGGGYLPRFRNVKKQETNFLRGYAAGFSAYRQMQTDENGVGESLKRNLMNPKLSGWKVGSHMMGETIPKETNTVSLDESKKDEWGVPQLKINISYDDNDEKMIKDYQEQMTEMFTKAGFKNVNVMDSKQAPGLDIHEMGGCRMGNDPKTSMLNKWHQMHAVNNVFVTDGASMTSTSTQNPSLTYMAFTARAVDYAVSEMKKGNI; from the coding sequence ATGGCAAATTTAAATACAGAGGCAATAAAACAACATACGTTCGATGCTATCGTAATAGGCTCTGGCATGAGCGGGGGCTGGGCAGCCAAAGAGTTTACAGAGAAAGGCTTGAACACCTTAATGCTGGAACGGGGCCGCGATGTTAAGCATTTGGTTGATTATCCTACAACCAATATGTATCCCTATGAATTTGCGCACCGCGGGCAGATCCCGTACGACGTGCAGCAAGCCAACCCGGTAATGAACCGCTGCTACATTTTTCATGAAGATGCAGAACATTTTTGCGTGAAGGACGCCCAGCACCCTTACGTACAAGAAAAGCCTTTTGACTGGATACGCGGTTACCAGGTAGGTGGTAAATCTTTGCTTTGGGCACGCCAAACCCAACGCTGGAGCGACTACGACTTTGAAGGCCCTGCCCGCGACGGTTTCGCTGTAGACTGGCCAATACGTTATAAAGATATTGCGCCATGGTATAGCTATGTGGAAAAGTTTGCAGGCATTGCTGGCAACAGGGATGGTTTGGACAACCTACCCGATGGTGAGTTTTTACCAGGCTTCCCGCTTAATGTTGTGGAACAATATTTCAGCAATTTCGTAGCTAAGAACTACCCCGGACGCCACGTGATCAGCGCACGCTGCGCACATTTAAGCAAGCCAAATCAAATACATTTGGATCAGGGCCGTGCCAAATGCCAGAACCGGGTGCTATGCCAACGAGGCTGCCCGTTTGGCGGATATTTTAGTGCCAACTCATCAACCATCCCCTGGGCGCTTAAGACCGGGAAACTTACTCTTCGGCCGTTCTCAGTGGTTCAAGAGATCATTTATGATGATGCAAAGAATAAAGCGACCGGTGTGCGCATCATTGATACCAATACCAAGCAGGTAATGGAGTTTTATGCCAAGGTGATCTTTGTTAATGCCGCCGCAATAAACACCAATCTGGTGTTACTAAATTCAAAATCTAAACGCTTCCCTAACGGATTAGGTAACGATAGCGGTGTATTGGGTAAATACGTTGCCTTCCATAATTACCGTGCACGTGCCTGGGGCGAATACGATGGCGAAATGGAATGGACCACAGACGGCCGCAACCCTGCAGGTGGTGGCTACCTTCCACGTTTCAGGAACGTTAAAAAACAGGAAACCAATTTCCTTCGCGGTTATGCGGCAGGTTTTAGTGCATACCGCCAGATGCAAACAGATGAAAATGGTGTTGGCGAGTCATTAAAGCGTAACTTAATGAACCCTAAATTGAGTGGCTGGAAAGTTGGCTCACACATGATGGGGGAAACCATCCCGAAAGAAACCAATACGGTGAGCCTTGACGAGTCCAAAAAAGACGAATGGGGTGTTCCGCAATTAAAGATCAACATCTCTTATGATGATAATGATGAGAAGATGATCAAAGACTACCAGGAACAAATGACCGAGATGTTTACAAAGGCAGGGTTCAAAAACGTAAATGTCATGGACAGCAAGCAGGCGCCGGGTTTAGATATACACGAGATGGGTGGCTGCCGCATGGGTAACGATCCAAAAACATCTATGCTTAACAAATGGCACCAGATGCACGCGGTAAATAACGTGTTTGTAACTGACGGGGCCAGCATGACTTCAACGTCAACACAAAATCCGTCATTAACTTATATGGCATTTACTGCCCGCGCAGTTGATTACGCGGTGAGTGAAATGAAAAAGGGGAATATATAG
- a CDS encoding GMC oxidoreductase — MSATNTYDAIVIGSGISGGWAAKELTEKGLKTIMLERGRDIVHIKDYVNANKAPWEFPHRGGKTQEMVKDYPVLNRDYPLNETNLDYWVNEKESPYEEVKPFDWFRGYHVGGRSLMWGRQSYRWHDTDFEANLKDGVGTDWPIRYADLAPWYSYAEKFAGISGNRDGVPILPDGDFMPAMEMNIVEKDMKKRFVEHYNEQRHFIIGRTANITVPHEGRTNCQYRNKCWLGCPFGAYFSTQSATLPAAQKTGNLTLRPWSIVTRILYDKDTKKAKGVEVLDAQTKQTYEYYAKIVFVNASAINSAWILMNSATDIWPGGLGSSSDQLGHNIMDHHLNVGAGGVAEGYEDKYTFGRRANGIYIPRYRNLNGEKRDYIRGFGYQGSAGRERWSRDIPELNVGGDFKDALSEPGQWTFGMSGFGETLPYHENKMTLSKDKKDAWGLPIPVIDAVIRDNEKKMRVDMQADAVEMLEAAGLKHVTPFVQDAVLGKGIHEMGTARMGRDPKSSVLNGWNQVWDAQNVFVTDGAAMASSACQNPSLTYMALTARAANYAVEQLKKGNLA; from the coding sequence ATGTCAGCAACGAACACGTACGATGCCATAGTTATTGGGTCCGGTATTTCGGGCGGATGGGCAGCAAAAGAACTTACAGAGAAAGGTCTTAAAACCATTATGCTTGAACGCGGCCGCGACATCGTACACATTAAAGATTACGTAAACGCCAACAAAGCACCATGGGAGTTTCCGCACCGCGGTGGCAAAACCCAGGAGATGGTTAAAGATTATCCGGTGTTGAACCGCGATTATCCTTTAAACGAAACCAACCTCGATTATTGGGTAAATGAAAAAGAAAGCCCTTACGAAGAGGTTAAACCTTTTGACTGGTTCCGCGGATACCACGTTGGCGGCCGATCTTTGATGTGGGGCAGGCAATCATACCGCTGGCACGACACAGATTTTGAAGCGAATTTAAAAGACGGCGTAGGTACCGACTGGCCTATCCGTTACGCCGACCTTGCACCATGGTATAGCTATGCAGAGAAATTTGCAGGTATATCCGGTAACCGCGATGGCGTGCCGATACTTCCGGATGGCGATTTTATGCCTGCAATGGAAATGAACATTGTGGAGAAGGATATGAAGAAACGCTTTGTAGAGCACTACAATGAGCAGCGCCACTTCATTATCGGTCGTACCGCAAATATTACAGTTCCGCACGAGGGGCGTACTAATTGCCAATACCGTAACAAATGCTGGTTAGGCTGTCCGTTCGGTGCTTACTTCAGCACGCAATCGGCTACATTACCGGCAGCCCAGAAGACAGGTAACCTTACCTTACGTCCATGGAGCATAGTAACACGTATCCTTTATGACAAGGACACTAAAAAGGCAAAGGGCGTTGAAGTTTTAGACGCGCAAACCAAACAAACCTATGAGTACTACGCAAAGATCGTATTCGTAAACGCTTCGGCTATCAACTCTGCGTGGATCCTGATGAACTCTGCAACTGATATCTGGCCGGGAGGTTTGGGCAGCAGCAGCGATCAGTTGGGTCACAATATTATGGACCACCACCTTAATGTAGGTGCCGGCGGTGTTGCGGAAGGTTATGAAGATAAATATACATTCGGTCGCCGTGCAAACGGTATCTATATTCCTCGTTACCGCAACCTTAATGGCGAAAAACGCGATTATATTCGCGGGTTTGGTTACCAGGGTAGCGCAGGCCGAGAGCGCTGGAGCCGTGATATTCCGGAATTGAATGTTGGCGGCGACTTCAAAGACGCGTTATCAGAACCGGGCCAATGGACATTTGGTATGAGCGGTTTTGGTGAAACACTACCATACCACGAAAACAAAATGACCCTGAGCAAAGACAAAAAAGATGCATGGGGCTTACCTATTCCTGTTATTGACGCTGTTATTCGCGATAACGAAAAGAAAATGCGTGTAGACATGCAGGCAGACGCGGTTGAGATGTTAGAAGCAGCAGGGTTAAAACATGTAACTCCTTTTGTACAAGACGCTGTGTTGGGTAAAGGTATCCATGAGATGGGCACTGCACGTATGGGCCGCGATCCAAAATCTTCTGTTCTTAACGGATGGAATCAGGTTTGGGATGCGCAGAACGTATTTGTGACAGATGGTGCTGCAATGGCTTCTTCTGCCTGCCAAAACCCGTCATTGACATATATGGCATTGACTGCACGTGCAGCCAACTACGCAGTAGAGCAGTTGAAAAAAGGCAATTTAGCATAA